The nucleotide window CAGCCAGCTGTGGTCTGACAGATGTGGCTGAACTTGGTAGGGTATCGCCGCTCACGTGAGAGAAGTTAACGCCGCCGCTTTCCAGTAAACCACCGGGTTCTATAATGCATGAAATGCCGTCGCCACGCAGGCGCTCGCTTGGCGCGCGCTGCCACTGATCATGGATAAAACGCGGCGCATCAAGCTGCTCGAAAGAAGCGGTGATCTTTTGCTGCAAATTAAGCAAATAGCTGCGCACGCGCGCAAAGTCGATTTGAGAATCCATGCCTTGATAGCTTATCGATCAAATAAAAAAATAATAGAAGCGCGCCAGACTTCACGGTTAAAACTTATAAAACGTCGCACACCCAGCGCTGAATATTTTTAATTCAATGGCTTCCGATTTAATGCGCGATGACCAATATCGCGTCGATATTGCATTCCATCAAAAGCAATTCGATTCACTACATCATAGACGGCGGTTTGTGCGCCACGCACAGAGTCCGCCAGTCCAACCACGCAAAGTACTCGGCCACCTGCGGTTACAAGATGCTCATCAACCAGAGCGGTCCCTGCATGAAAGGTCTGGATCTGTTCCGTTTGCGCTGGGATGCCAGAAATTAAATCTCCTTTACGCGGCGCTTCTGGATAGCCGTGAGCCGCCAGTACGACCCCTAATGCAGTACGGCGATCCCAGGCCAATTCCACCTGGTTTAGCGTGCCCGCAATGGCGTGCTCAATCACCTTAGAAAAATCCCCTTTTAAGCGCGCCATGATCGGTTGCGTTTCTGGATCGCCTAGGCGGCAATTGAACTCAAGCGCCTTGGGATTGCCCTGCGCATCGATCATCAGCCCGGCATATAGAAAACCGGTGTAGCGAATGCCTTCTTGCTCCATACCTTGCACCGTGGGCAAGATAATTTCTCGCATAATGCGCGCATGTAATTTGGGCGTCACAATCGGGGCCGGCGAATAGGCACCCATGCCGCCTGTATTGGGGCCTGCATCATGCTCAAGCAAACGTTTATGATCCTGGCTAGAGGCCAGTGGGAGTACATGTTTGCCATCCACCATGACAATAAAGCTGGCTTCTTCACCGCTCAAGTATTCTTCAATCACCACGCGCGCGCCGTTTCCGCCAGCCAACATCGTATCGATAGCGGCATGCGCCTCAGCCAGTTCAGTGGCAACCACAACGCCTTTGCCTGCAGCTAAGCCATCCGCCTTAATGACGATTGGCGCACCTTGTGCCTCAACGTAATGGTGCGCTGCCGGCGCATCTTCAAAGCTAGCATACGCGGCGGTTGGAATCTGGTGCCGCATCATAAAAGCTTTGGCAAAAGCCTTGGAGCTTTCTAATTGAGCCGCTTGCTGCGTTGGGCCAAATACTTTAAGCCCGCGGGCGCGAAATAGATTCACTACACCTGCCGCGAGGGGCGCTTCTGGCCCGACCACCGTAAAAGCAACCCGTTCTTTCTGCGCAAAATCGGCGAGTTCTTCCAAATCGGTCAGAGCAATATTGCGTAGCCGGTCGTCGC belongs to Mycoavidus sp. B2-EB and includes:
- the purD gene encoding phosphoribosylamine--glycine ligase, producing the protein MKLLVIGSGGREHALAWKLAQAPRVQFVYVAPGNGGTARDDRLRNIALTDLEELADFAQKERVAFTVVGPEAPLAAGVVNLFRARGLKVFGPTQQAAQLESSKAFAKAFMMRHQIPTAAYASFEDAPAAHHYVEAQGAPIVIKADGLAAGKGVVVATELAEAHAAIDTMLAGGNGARVVIEEYLSGEEASFIVMVDGKHVLPLASSQDHKRLLEHDAGPNTGGMGAYSPAPIVTPKLHARIMREIILPTVQGMEQEGIRYTGFLYAGLMIDAQGNPKALEFNCRLGDPETQPIMARLKGDFSKVIEHAIAGTLNQVELAWDRRTALGVVLAAHGYPEAPRKGDLISGIPAQTEQIQTFHAGTALVDEHLVTAGGRVLCVVGLADSVRGAQTAVYDVVNRIAFDGMQYRRDIGHRALNRKPLN